The following nucleotide sequence is from Drosophila simulans strain w501 chromosome 3L, Prin_Dsim_3.1, whole genome shotgun sequence.
TAGGCACTATCGGTTGATCCAGGATTCCATTGCGAATATCGCGAATTTTGCGAGTGTGCTCCGAGTATTGTTCGTCGcctaaaaatcaataaacattatttatCAGACATCGAACTCATATCTCTAACATAATATAATGGAAATACATTCAATTGATACATTTGATTCATTAGTGAATTTGATGAcgcaattgaaataataagtttattttaaattgactCTTATTAGAATAATATCTTACCTAACACAAAGCAATTctggattttcatttgcaactCTTTGTTGGTGGGGGCCGATGCTCGTTTGTTGCGCGGTTGACGTTGCGGCTTCGATTCGGTCTTCGATACCGGTAAAGTTGGTGAGGTGCAGATAGGAGTGGAAATCGGAGATTCCAGGGCATCGGCCGCCTTGTCGCAGTCGCATTGAAACTGCGCCGCCTCCTCGCTATTGACATTTTCCTCAAATCCGATTTGATCCGGAGCAGTGGCCGCGTTGAGCTCGTCCTCCTTCAATAGAATATCAACGGCCCAATCCACGTCGGCCTTGCACTTTACAAACAGGTCCCAGAGGCCGGTCAGCTGTTTATTGGGATACATCTGGCGCAGGTGTGCAAACCCTTTCGGTTCATTGGGACAGTCTAGGCTGTGCCTCTCAAAGGGCTTTGCCTCGCTAGACTCCGCTTTGGACGGTGCCTCCTTTACTTGGCTCTCTTCGCGGAGCAGATCTATAATAGACACTTCGCTCTTTACGGGAGCTGCGGCACCCAAAGCGTCGGGAATTTCCGGAACTGTCGCGGCGCCTGTGTCTGCCGATTTCACTGTTTGCGACCAGTATGAAGGCGCTCCGTGCTCGTAGGGCACCCACGTTTGGGCATTAGCATTCAGCTTAAAGGTATTTTCCGCTGGCCCTGGGACTGAGGCTGCCAGCGGCTTGCTCTCTTCAAAATTCGTGATGATAGGCACGGCAGGAAGGGGCGGGTGATTGCGTAGTTGCGGCAGCTCCACAGTATACTTTGTCTCCTTCATTAACTGTCGCATAAAATGTTCCGGTAGGAAGAGAAAGATACTAAATTTAGTAAGTGCCATTATTTAATAAGCTTCGGGGtacgaaataaaatacaacCTATGACGTActatacaaaaattgtacTCATAAAGAATGAAAACGAGCTAGTTGCTCAATTTAGTTGCTAAGTTCAGAGTTTGAAACTGTTTGTGGCTAGACTGCCACATTCCGATCACTGAGCTGCAAAAAAGGGGCTGTTTCTCAGATTTCCAAAGACTTTCTGACTTATTGACCGTGGTATGCCCTACAAATTTAGGTAGCCACAAAAATGCCCTTTCTATGTTTCTGCAGGTGGTCTAAACGTTTTTTGCAATTCAAAAAAATGTTGGGcggaaaaaataatgaaatccaAAAAAGAGAAATTGACTTGGTTAGTGATAATGAtcaagaataaatatatacctCTTAAAGACTTTTAATCGAGCGTAGTTAAACGTTTTACACTCGCGTAACGGGTATACATACaattacacatttttggcTGACTCACAATGAGATTGCAGTTAACAATAAATCTCAatctttatatacatatgtatgtatggagACCACTTAAAGTGCCTTCTTACCCGAATGAGCTCTCCCGCAGTCGTGCGCTCGAAGCGCTCTAGCATGCGCTGAATATTCTCCCGTGGGACGTTGTGGACGTTTTTCTGGGCCAGCTTGCTGGCAGACTTGCACCAACTAGTATTGGGCTCGAGAAGCTCAATTACGTAGCCGTAACGCACGGCGGTTTGGACATATGGCTGCATCTCCCACACCATTGTATTGGTGTTATCCACGATGATGGGGCTCCAGCCGGAGGCGGCCTTATCGCGCACTCGCTGCTGGTTCCAGTCGTGAGCGGCTGGCAGCAGAGTGGGGTTGAAGACATAGCCGCGGCCCGTCTTGAAGTAGTCGTCTGAGCTCAGAACAAAGTCGCGCACCTGGTGTCGATCGAGTAGGTGCGCCTGGCGCAGCAGAGACTCTGCCAGTGTACTCTTACCGCTGCCTGAAGGGCCGCGCATTATGATCATCAGCTTGTGGCCCGCCTGCGCCCGCTGGCAAATCGAGTTTAGTTGTTTGTTGCTCTGGTTGCTGTTCACATTGCTGGCGGGGCACATTCTAATGGAGCTTGGGGCTCCAGCAGTCGCATATTTCCTGGGAGTTCCACCGCTCTTGCTGCGACCgcaattgttattgttattgttattgttattgttgttgttgttgctgttgttattattattattattattattgttgttgttgatgttaaTGCGGTCCAACAAGAGCGCCAAATCCGCTGGCTCAGCTGAATCCGAACTTCGTTCTGTCGACATGgcgtttgttttccttttgctagCTTGCCCTGGGAAAGCAGATCGTTTAGGGGGGATCGACCAACGTAATGCGCAGTAAACAACAGACTCCCCATCCCGAATTCGCATCCGGGTCTTGGACTCACCAATATCTGACCAGACTGTAATCCCTTGATGCCGTAACTGCGCGTTGATGTCTCACTCTCTCTCCTTCAATCGGTTGTCATGCAAGGATCAACCTGCGGGCTGTTGCTTCGTTTGCTTGTTTCCAGAAAACGGGGAGCTATGCGTCGCATTACATCCGTTAATTTGCTGCATTGCAAGTTGGGAAAACCACGTCTGTGCGGAGGCTATCGATGGCGCTATCAGTCACGCGTCATCGATAGGCAGCTGTGTTGGCGGCCAGCTTTTTTCAAGCCAGGCAATTGCTTCGGGATAAAATCGCTaaatttttggaattttcttttagAATACTATGAACACATTATGTTAAGCACATAAATGAGATTCTTAATATGATCGccattttatataattagcggataaattctaaaaaacattaaatatgtaGCGTCAGTATTACGTCCATCCGTATGAACGCCGATATCTCGGGAACTTTGAGAGCTGTTAATTGGGTACTAAGCCCTCAAATTCTAGGATTGCTTACGCAGCAAAAGATGAAAGGGAATtccgaaaatataaaagtggaattGTGAACAGAAGAGGTTTTAGTTAAtataaacaagagagaatgcttcAGTAGAGTTAACCGACTATAAGATACCGTTTACTCAGGTAGTAGTGTGCGAACGCTAAATTTCATATGTTTTCTGGAATATCGacagatattggggaataaaatcagaaaatttttaaaaatggtttaaaagtGTGAATATTTTGGGGGTCTTGCAGGTGTAAAGAGGGACGCggtaaaaatgttttttatacaagttgtttgtttttttggcaagacaaacactaaaacgaaaaaaaatgaaaacatatttcaaaaatgttggtGTGGAAATTTTGGCCTGTTTGTGGGAAAGGCTGTGAGctgtgtataaatataaaatactagGAAAGACTTATATCGATAGAATTAACTATATATATCAAGGTCGAAGAGTTTGAATCGAGAGCTTAAAAGAGAAACAACgtgaataaaaataacttaaaatgaTGGTTTCAAGGCAAACAGTTTTATGGCaaaaaaagacaaataaatgaatgaaagaATATCCCAAAATGTTCAAAagtatgggcgtggcagttttgggcggcttgtgggcgttagattgggcgtggcaacatgggtctcTAGAATCgctataattaatttcaaccttctagctttcaTAGTTCCTGACAGGACCGGGCCAAATTGACTTTgttattgatcctgatcaagaatatatatactttatatggtcggaaacgcttccttctacctgtgacatacttttcaacaaatctagtatatgtacccttttactctataAATAACGAGTATAATATACATTAATACCTATATGTATTTAGTATCCAGACCTAAATATATGCTTAACATAATGTCTTCATAGTATTCTATGCATATATGTAACCCAGGTCCTTCTTATCTgaagatatatttattttaaaaattctgcACAGACCAAGAAGTATCCGTTAGTCGAGTCGCGCAACAATAGTTTTCGAGTCTACTTTTACGGGAGCTATAGGATGTACATAGTTCAATCCCATCAAgaatacatatacaaaatgGGTAAGTCATCATCGGTTTTATGGCATCGGATACGATTTGGGCAGAGCATTCAAGGGATTTTTTACCCTTCCTTTCTTTGCTTTAGAATTAACATTCTTTTCTCCTGGGGGCAGTGCTATCCTTTATCCACTGAAATATATATGTCGACAATAGAGGAGTCTCatccattttgtttattcagTTTGTGATTTGGTGCGGCCGCGCAGCAAGTGCCGATCAACTCTACCAGCCTTCATGGAAGGGATTTTCTTACATGTCCCTTCTTCATCATATTCTCTAATGTCCTATTCACACTGGCGTGCATTACATTGTCATCTCTCTCTAACACACTATGACAACCCGATCGGACCTCACTCAGCTGCAGAGGCTCGACAGAATTTTACCGTAtagctgtatatatataaccaAATCCGTTGCAGAGTatgaaaacaatattttagaaaatttattttggaaaagtatatattgtttgttttagcTTACTGGGACACCCGTAAATGTCGGGGAATTATTTGGCCAcccttttattttaattttctgtttaCTTGTGGAACTTCTCATGTTTTAGGACTTGCCTTTAGATTTTGGCGCCGCTCTGTTTGAGTTGCCTTATACGCGTTTTTAGCGGAGTCACCAAtggaatttttcaattttcggtCCATACCCAAGTGGCGGCGACTCCCTTGAAAAGAGTGTCTTTGGAGGCGTCTAAGGGTGGGACTAAAGGAGCTTCCTAAAGCGTCCGGCCAAAGCACGCAAATACGAAGATATTTTAGAGTTTTTGGAGTTATGAACCAAACCAGCAATGGTTGCCTGTGGTGCCTTGCCCCATTTCGGTGTAGTTGCCCAATTTAGAAGAGAGCGCAAGTATGACACCGCTGGGGACGAATATGTTTTGAAAGCTGAAGATGGTCCAGCTCGTGGTGCCTTGCCCCATTTCGGTGTAGTTGCCCAATTTAGAAGAGAGCGCAAGTATGACACCGCTGGGGACGAATATGTTTTGAAAGCTGAAGATGGTCCAGCTCGTGATCCCTGGGAAAGTGTTTTAGCCACTGTTTCCGTAGCAGAATTCATTGAAGCTTTGCCTGGTAGGGATTTCACAGCCACGTTCGCTGCCGATGCTAAGGACGAACTGGAAGTTGCAGCAGATCCTACGGCTCCTGGGCCTCGGATTACTGTTTTGGCCACGACTTCGGCAGCCGAAGATAAGGGCGCGTTCAGAGTCCTAGGAGAAACTCGAGCATTTGCTCCTGGCACCAGTTTGCCGAGTCCCAGTATTCTTTTCGATCTCAATGCCAATAGCCCGGAGGTCAATGTCCATAGGGATCCGAGATGCGAATGGCTTAGTTCCTGCGTCACTGGAAGAGTGATTGGCCGGGGAACTGGGATCGATGGCGGCGGTTTCTGGAATACCCGGTACCCCACGTATGTACCAACCAGAATGCCTCCGATGAAGACAGCAACTTTGAGCTTTTTGTGAAAACTACCTGGCGGCGTTTCGGGTGGCATTGGGAAGAATGCATTTCCCAATTCAGACAGTTGGCAACTAGCGTTCTCGGCGGGAATAATGACTTCAAAGTCCACGGACTGCAAGCAGAAATCGTGCATGGCCCTTCTCTGATGGTCAATCAGGACGCTGTGGGCCTCGTTGATTCTAAGGAACTCCTCCGCTCCATCCTCGTTTTTGTCGGGATGATATTTCAGGGACAGCCGCCGAAAAGCTTCCTTAATCTCACTGTCGGTGGCGTTTCTCGGTAAGCCCAGAACCTGGTAGTGATCTTTGTAGACGTCGCTCATTTTTGTCGGCCACCTgcgaatatatataatatatattaagaaaagaaaaaatatactaaGAAAACCTGAGCTAGCTGCGCTGCCAAAGATGGGTGAAATGTGTGTTATCGAAACGATGATGCTATTTGCATGGAAAAACATCGATAAAGACATCGTATCAGCCGCCCATTATTCGCCTTGGCGccaagaaaaaaatgtttaaaacaattaaatgcgtCTTTCTTTTCTACAGTTGAGAAAAAAATACCAACAAATTCGGTCCTCACTGGCAGATGCcatcatattttattatgaaTACGAGTCATATCATATTTTAGGTGGCCATCGAATGAGTACTATAATGCGAGTGGGAAGAGAAACATCTAAAAATATGTCATTTTTTTTCAGAACAACAAACCgttaaaaaatttgatttacaaaTTGTATTTCCGTCTTATGTGGAGCATACTATACGTAGTAGCAGACTGGCTCTGCTTATTGAACTTTGAATAAGCAACTGCCTTAAATTTTCTCTactatattgttttttttttttaatatttatatcgcATAAACGTTTTTTAAATCGCAAAAACTAAACATGTCATTAAAAACGTGATTTTTGTATGCTATTAGTTCGTTCTCCAATATTTATCCGTTTTATCATTCGATTTGGCTAAAGCTATGTCTATTTTCGAGCAAAAGTTGGCGGCACTTCATAATCTTTGTTTATcttactaaataaataaattaatcaataattaaCGCAGGATGCATTAGATCAACAGTCAATAATTAAGTTCCTATAAATTAATCTTAAAGACTATTCAACGAAGAACTCTAGATACGCGAGATTGCTTCACCAAGCCCTTGGATCCTTAGGTCATTCCGAGGAGGATCCATCGCCGTGGGAATCCTTTTTTTTCCGGTTGAAGAACTGGAATGTCTTGTAGGCGGCAAACGCAAAGAGCACAGTTCCACCGACGGCGCACATGAAGGGGAGCATGTCTGACGTGGGGTGGGCGAAGGTCGCAGCCGGCTCGTCATCACATTTGAGTCCCTCCTCGCCGTGCTGGTCGTATATCTCGCGCTTTTCCTTGTCGGAGAGCACTTCGAAGGCGGCCACCACCTCCCTAAACTGCTCCTCGGCCTGCGGATGGTCGTTCTTGTCCGGATGGTAGCGGAGAGCCATCCGGCGGTATCCCTTCTTGACGTCTTCACTGGACGCATTCCTCTCGATGCCCAGAATCTTGTAGTAATCTTTACCCATTGTGGCGAAATGGGATTCTCCTTGTGCTGGCTGAGATGGTCGTCCAGCGGTGTTGTGCCGTGTATAGAATGTGAGGCAGCGCGTCGACTTGTTGGTGCTTATGTGGTATTGCGAGTATATATTGCGGATTCGATTCGCGGATTAAACACAATATTACAAATAAACAGAAACTAACAGTCAATCGATAAGTTATCGCCCGACAGTGGCCAGAGTGACCCTACCTTACCACCAGAAGCACTGTTAGTTAACAGAAGGTATTCTGACAAGCGTAGCAGCTGTATAGCAGCATTACTAGCCTATTAGTAATCTATGATTTGATAAATCTTTCTTTTCGAGTACGTTATAAGGAATTACATATTACGAAGAAGGAAAATATTCATATCGCTTATCGGATTTGGTATTTTTCCCGACCGTGCGGTATCTTATTCGCCACCGAAGCGGTCACACTGGCTGCCGCCGCCAACTTCCCTCTTTCCGTTCTGTGAGCGAAAACCGAAAAGTCTGTGCTTTGGTAAGTGTTGCTAAAAGTTCGGAATAATGTTGCATCCCGACCATTTTCGGGTCCATAACTGTTCCACTGTGTTGGTCCAGCACCGACTAATCGTTATCACGTATTTCACAGTTCTTAAATTCACCCGACGAGTCCCTAATACACAATCAAAATGGTTAGGGAGAACAAGGCAGCGTGGAAGGCTCAGTACTTCATCAAGGTTGTGGTAAGTATAGAACCGACTAGAAATAGCTTACTAGCTCGCGCCTGGCTTATGCTGTTAACTGATCCCTCCTCCAGGAACTGTTCGATGAGTTCCCAAAATGCTTCATCGTGGGCGCCGACAACGTGGGCTCCAAGCAGATGCAGAACATCCGTACCAGCCTGCGTGGACTGGCCGTCGTGCTTATGGGCAAGAACACCATGATGCGCAAGGCCATCCGCGGTCATCTGGAGAACAACCCGCAGCTGGAGAAGCTGCTGCCCCACATCAAGGGCAACGTGGGCTTCGTGTTCACCAAGGGCGATCTCGCAGAGGTGCGCGACAAGCTGTTGGAGTCTAAGGTGCGCGCCCCCGCCCGTCCCGGCGCTATTGCCCCTCTGCACGTCATTATCCCGGCCCAGAACACCGGCTTGGGACCCGAGAAGACCAGTTTCTTCCAGGCCCTGTCCATCCCGACCAAGATTTCCAAGGGAACAATTGAAATCATCAACGATGTGCCCATCCTGAAGCCCGGCGACAAGGTCGGCGCCTCCGAGGCGACACTGCTCAACATGTTGAACATCTCGCCCTTCTCGTACGGTCTGATTGTCAACCAGGTCTACGATTCCGGCTCGATCTTCTCGCCCGAGATCCTGGACATCAAGCCCGAGGACCTGCGCGCCAAGTTCCAACAGGGAGTGGCCAACCTGGCCGCCGTTTGTTTGTCCGTGGGCTACCCCACCATCGCCTCGGCCCCGCACAGCATTGCCAACGGATTCAAGAACCTGCTGGCCATTGCTGCCACCACCGAGGTGGAGTTCAAGGAGGCGACCACCATCAAGGAGTACATCAAGGACCCCAGCAAGTTCGCCGCCGCTGCTTCGGCTTCGGCTGCCCCCGCCGCCGGCGGAGCTGCCGAGAAGAAGGAGGAGGCCAAGAAGCCCGAGTCCGAAtcagaggaggaggacgatgatATGGGCTTCGGTCTGTTCGACTAAGCTGGATTCCGATT
It contains:
- the LOC120284800 gene encoding uncharacterized protein LOC120284800, which gives rise to MSTERSSDSAEPADLALLLDRININNNNNNNNNNNNSNNNNNNNNNNNNNCGRSKSGGTPRKYATAGAPSSIRMCPASNVNSNQSNKQLNSICQRAQAGHKLMIIMRGPSGSGKSTLAESLLRQAHLLDRHQVRDFVLSSDDYFKTGRGYVFNPTLLPAAHDWNQQRVRDKAASGWSPIIVDNTNTMVWEMQPYVQTAVRYGYVIELLEPNTSWCKSASKLAQKNVHNVPRENIQRMLERFERTTAGELIRLMKETKYTVELPQLRNHPPLPAVPIITNFEESKPLAASVPGPAENTFKLNANAQTWVPYEHGAPSYWSQTVKSADTGAATVPEIPDALGAAAPVKSEVSIIDLLREESQVKEAPSKAESSEAKPFERHSLDCPNEPKGFAHLRQMYPNKQLTGLWDLFVKCKADVDWAVDILLKEDELNAATAPDQIGFEENVNSEEAAQFQCDCDKAADALESPISTPICTSPTLPVSKTESKPQRQPRNKRASAPTNKELQMKIQNCFVLGDEQYSEHTRKIRDIRNGILDQPIVPKPPEAPEGPELEELEEEDPEENTLLEIDLGTSLIENYCCATRLTDTSCDFIPKQLPGLKKAGRQHSCLSMTRD
- the LOC6739095 gene encoding uncharacterized protein LOC6739095 isoform X2, with amino-acid sequence MSDVYKDHYQVLGLPRNATDSEIKEAFRRLSLKYHPDKNEDGAEEFLRINEAHSVLIDHQRRAMHDFCLQSVDFEVIIPAENASCQLSELGNAFFPMPPETPPGSFHKKLKVAVFIGGILVGTYVGYRVFQKPPPSIPVPRPITLPVTQELSHSHLGSLWTLTSGLLALRSKRILGLGKLVPGANARVSPRTLNAPLSSAAEVVAKTVIRGPGAVGSAATSSSSLASAANVAVKSLPGKASMNSATETVAKTLSQGSRAGPSSAFKTYSSPAVSYLRSLLNWATTPKWGKAPQATIAGLVHNSKNSKISSYLRALAGRFRKLL
- the LOC6739095 gene encoding uncharacterized protein LOC6739095 isoform X1, whose amino-acid sequence is MSDVYKDHYQVLGLPRNATDSEIKEAFRRLSLKYHPDKNEDGAEEFLRINEAHSVLIDHQRRAMHDFCLQSVDFEVIIPAENASCQLSELGNAFFPMPPETPPGSFHKKLKVAVFIGGILVGTYVGYRVFQKPPPSIPVPRPITLPVTQELSHSHLGSLWTLTSGLLALRSKRILGLGKLVPGANARVSPRTLNAPLSSAAEVVAKTVIRGPGAVGSAATSSSSLASAANVAVKSLPGKASMNSATETVAKTLSQGSRAGPSSAFKTYSSPAVSYLRSLLNWATTPKWGKAPRAGPSSAFKTYSSPAVSYLRSLLNWATTPKWGKAPQATIAGLVHNSKNSKISSYLRALAGRFRKLL
- the LOC27206205 gene encoding dnaJ homolog subfamily B member 4 produces the protein MGKDYYKILGIERNASSEDVKKGYRRMALRYHPDKNDHPQAEEQFREVVAAFEVLSDKEKREIYDQHGEEGLKCDDEPAATFAHPTSDMLPFMCAVGGTVLFAFAAYKTFQFFNRKKKDSHGDGSSSE
- the LOC6739097 gene encoding 60S acidic ribosomal protein P0, with protein sequence MVRENKAAWKAQYFIKVVELFDEFPKCFIVGADNVGSKQMQNIRTSLRGLAVVLMGKNTMMRKAIRGHLENNPQLEKLLPHIKGNVGFVFTKGDLAEVRDKLLESKVRAPARPGAIAPLHVIIPAQNTGLGPEKTSFFQALSIPTKISKGTIEIINDVPILKPGDKVGASEATLLNMLNISPFSYGLIVNQVYDSGSIFSPEILDIKPEDLRAKFQQGVANLAAVCLSVGYPTIASAPHSIANGFKNLLAIAATTEVEFKEATTIKEYIKDPSKFAAAASASAAPAAGGAAEKKEEAKKPESESEEEDDDMGFGLFD